GCGGTGCCGCTCGGACAGCATCGGGTCGGCGCGGATGGCCGCCACCGTGTCGGGGTGGCCGTCGCGGCGGTCGAGGATCCCGGCCTGCTCGTAGAGCGTCTCGGCCGAGATCTCCAGCCCCTTGGCGATCGCGGAGAGGATCTCCGCCGACGGCTTGCGCAGCCCGCGCTCGACCTGGGAGAGGTAGGGGTTGCTCACGCCGGCCAGGCGGGCGAGCTCGCGCAGGGACACCCGGGCGGCGCTGCGCTGCTCGCGGATGAAGTCCCCGACCTGCGTCCCCGTGGCCGACACCTTGGAGCGCTCGGCGGCCACCGTCCCGGCGACCGTGCCCGCGAGCTGGTCGACCTTCTCGCGGACGGTCGTCACCTGCCCGCGGACGAACTCCCCAGGGGTGTGCACACCACCGACACTATGTCCGGGTGCTAGCTGTTGCAAGCGCCGCAGCTCAGCGCC
This window of the Geodermatophilus sp. DSM 44513 genome carries:
- a CDS encoding helix-turn-helix domain-containing protein is translated as MHTPGEFVRGQVTTVREKVDQLAGTVAGTVAAERSKVSATGTQVGDFIREQRSAARVSLRELARLAGVSNPYLSQVERGLRKPSAEILSAIAKGLEISAETLYEQAGILDRRDGHPDTVAAIRADPMLSERHRAVLLELYETYVREHAARPRPTDPTPSGSTEEPR